DNA sequence from the Maridesulfovibrio frigidus DSM 17176 genome:
ACCGTAAACCAGTAGAAACAGCATTGATCGAACGTGACGAAGCAATGCTTGCGTCTGTAGTTAAGCGCGAACTGGAAAGGGGCGGACAGATTTTCTGGGTCCATAACAGAGTACAGGGCCTTGATAGGGTAGCTGAGTTTGTAAAAAAACTGGCACCAGATGCAACAGTAGGTATGGCTCACGGTCAGATGTCTGAAAAGAATCTGGAAGATACCATCCATAAATTTTGGCACAAAGAGCTGGATATTCTTATCGCGACCGCAATTATCGAATCCGGCCTTGATTTCCCGAATGCCAATACATTAATTGTAGATCAAGCTCAGATGTTCGGACTTGGTCAGCTATATCAGTTACGAGGAAGGGTAGGGAGAAGCACTAGACAGGCTTACGCATATTTCGTTGTATCGTCCCTCGATTCATTAACCGAGAAGGCTAAACGGCGCATGCAGATTATTCTGCAGTTGGACTATTTAGGGGCCGGCTTTAAAGTTGCTATGGAAGACCTTAGACTGCGCGGGGCCGGAAACATTCTCGGTGAAGTTCAATCGGGACAAATGGCTAAAGTTGGGCTTGACCTGTTTCTGGAAATGCTTGACGAAGAAGTACGTAGAATCAAAGGAGATGACAGCACCATTGCTTCAGATCCTGAAATGAATTTTGTATTTAAAGCCCATTTACCGGAAGACTTTGTTCCTGATGCCAGAGAAAGACTCAGGTATTACAGAGCACTTTCATCCGCCATAGATGAAGCTCGAATCGAAGAGCTTTCAGCCGAGATTAAAGATAGATTCGGGCATTTCCCAGAGGAAGTCGAAAACTTCATAACTGTGCTGTACCTCAAAAAGACATTAGCTAGACTCGGCGTAACAAGAGCAGACCTATTTCCGGCTCGAGTGGTACTAACATGGGAAGAAAGTAAAAACCCTGTAGATCCAGCTAAACTTATAGGCTGGATCGGAGATCCGAAAAATTCAGCGCGCTTGAAGCCACCAGCCAGCCTTGAAATCAGGTTTGACAAAGGATCTGAAATAGCTCCAGGGCTTAATAAAATTTGTAAAGACCTTGAAGTGTTAGTCGACAAAACTTAAATTATATTAGTTATATGCGGAATTTATTTATGAAAAAGACAATCATTTTCCTACTATTAACGTTGCTACTGATTTCAGGATGTAAGGACAAAAGCGAAGAACCTGGCATAATTGCACGTGTGAACGGTAAACCCATATATCTTACACAGTTAGATTATAAATATGATCTGATGCATGATGGAAGTGCCGGTTTTGTCCCTTCTGTAAATCAAGTCAGGAGTGAGTATGGGCAAATTCTTGGCGATATAATTGTTCAAGAGCTTGTTACGCAAGAACTTCAGGAGCGTAATGTACCTGTCTCCGATCAGGAACTGAAAGAAGCGGAAGATGAAGTTCGCTCGGATTACCCAGAAGGAGCTTTCGAGCAAATTTTAATTGAGGAATACATTGACCTTAATTCGTGGCGCAGACAGCTCAGATACCAACTGGCAATGGATAAGTTTTTCAGCCAGATTCTTCGCCCCGAAATCAAAATTGACTACAAAGAAGCGGAAGATTACTACCGCACACACTTATCTGACTTTTACATATCAGCCGGATATCAATTCATAATGATTAAAGGATTTAGTCGTGATTTAGTTTCCAAGGGTGTAGAATTATACAGAAAAGGTGTTTCCCCTGATAAAATATCTAGCCGTTTCAAACAGGTGTCCGTCAGAGAGATATGGATTAGAAACGATCAACTTCCTGCTGGGTGGGAATCGTTTGTTAAAGAATTAGAACCAGGCAAAGCAAGTCCTATTATAGCTCAGGAAAGAGAATTTATCTGTTTGATACTTAAAGAAAAGAAAAGCGCAACCTTACTAACACCACTTCAAGCATACTCTGCTGTTGAAAAAGTTCTGCTTGAAAAAAAATTAGATGACAAGTTTGAATTGTGGTTGAAGAAAAAAATAGCTGCTTCAAAAATAAAAATCAGCAAAAAGTTACTACCCAGAGAGCAGAGCAAAGAAGCCGTTCAAACCGAAGATAAAAATGCACAAACAGAGTAATTATTAGTTCTTTTTACTAATCTTGCATACTTCGATGAAAGAGTTTAGTTAGTCATGGTGTATGGATAAGACTGTGGCAAAAATCTGCATAGCTTTATCTTGTTATAATTTGATAAATATTTATTTATTTCATATATTTACGGGAGTTATCAATTGAAGCGTATAGTTATTAGTTTTTTAATCGCTTTAGCCTGTTTTACAGGTTCTTTTGCGAAAGCAGAAGAAAAAGTTGTAGACGGCGTTGTCGCTGTTGTTAATGGCGACATCGTTACAATGTATGAGATGAACGCTAAAATGGCTCCTATTTTGAAACAATTTAGCGGAAAGAGTCTTTCTGCAGTTGAACAAGAACAGGTTAAGAACATTAGGGCGCAAATACTTCATCGTTTTATTAATGAGATGATTATTGATCAGGAAGCTAAAAAGCTAAAAGTTACTGTTTCAGATAAAGATATTGAAGGTGAAGTTAATCGAATTAAAAGCTCCAGCAATCTTGATGATGAGGAGTTCAACCGTCAGCTGAAACTGCAAAAAACAACTCTCGAAGAATTTAAAGATGGATTGCGCAAAGACATTCGTAAACACAGACTTCTTTCCTTCAAAGTCAAAAACAAAGTTGTTGTTACCGAGGAAGAAATTAAGGCCGTATGGAACAGCACTAAAGTTCAAGAGGCTGAAGAAAATCAAAGTGTTCATCTGAAATTAATTCTTTTCCCCTCAGATATTTCAGCAGAAAAAATCAGAGAAGAAATCATTTCAGGTGAAATCACATTTGAAGAAGCGGCAGATAAGTATACGGCCGGCCCCGGTGCTGGATCAGGTGGAGATCTTGGAGTGTTAGAATGGGGAGATCTCGCAAAAACCTGGCACGACGCCTTAACCGGACTTAAGGTTGGTGACATAAGTCAGCCATTTGAAGTTCAAACTTCATTAGCGCTGCTTAAACTTGATTCATATGCAAAAAATGAAGAAGACACTTTTGCCGAAAATAGAGATGAGATTTATGATCGTCTTTACCGGGAAAAGCAAGACGCTGTCTTTGCTGATTATATAAAAAAACTTAGAGAAAAAGCGGTAATTCAAATTAAGTAAAAGTTTTTTTCGGGGAGAACGGTTAGCGGACGTTTTTGTGTTTTTTTAAAAAAAAACCTGTTGTAAAAAACAACTTCAAAGATTTTTATCTTTGATCGAAGCAGCCAGTATATTATACGAGGGCCTTATGGATTTAAAAGAGCTTGGTTCCCGACTAAAAGCGGAAAGAGAACGTCAAGGATTTACCATAGAACAGATCATGGAGCTTACTAAAATTAGCCGAGTGAATGTATATGCTATTGAAGATGGCAATAAAAAAGATTTTCCTCACCCGGTGTACGCTAAAGGTTTTATAAAGAACTATGCGAAAGTTCTAGGCCTTAATTCTGAAGAAATCGGTGAAGAATTTTCGAAATTTTATTCTGTCGATGAAGAGCCTGAAGAAAGTTTGCAAAACAGCTTTGATCAGAACAACTCAGCACAAAAAGATTATTCAGTAAAATCGAGTAGATCTTCATTTGCATCTATATTGATGATTTTAGTTTTGATTGGAGTTTTAGCAGGATTTATTTATTACCTGCACGACAATGCTTTACTCGATTTTGGTAAGACCGATCAGGTTGAAGTTGTAGTTGAAGAAGCTCCCGAGGTTGCAACTAATTCTGAAGCGGATAGTGAGGAGCTTGAAGTTGTAGTTGAAACTCAAGCCGAGGAGTCAGAACAGGAAGCTGCTACTGAAGCTCAGGCTGTCGAGGAAGTTAAAGCTGAAGAAGTCGTAATAGTTCCTGAAGAGGAAGCGACTACAACTCCTGTAGCACAAGTACAGGGAAATAATGTAGTAATTACAGCAAAGCCAAATCAGGCTTGCTGGCTTAAAGTTTCAATTGATGGCAAAAGCAGTGAGTATGTTCTTAACAAATCACAATCACTGCTGCTTTCATACGACAAAAGCTTAAAGATAAAATTTGGTAATGGCGGCGGAGTTGATGTTACATACAACGGCAAACCTTTCGTTTTCAATGCTGTTGAAGGTAAAGTAAAAACTGTTGATTTCCCTGTTTCTGAATAGAAATTTCAGTGCTTAAAAAATGGAAACAACAGAAAAAGTTTTAATTCTTAAAACAGGAAAATTTAAAGAAAATGACCTCTGGGTGAGATTTTTATCAGCCTCAAGAGGTGTGCAAACAGCTTTCGCATTTGGCGGCAGTAGAAGCCGGAAAAGATTCGGTGGCTGTTTAGAACCTTTCTCGATGGTTCTCTTCAAAATTGAAAGCAATAAGACTGGAGCATATCAGGTCCTTAAAGAAGGAAGCCTGATGAAAAGTTATCCCGGAATACGAACAGATATTCGTAAAATGGGGCTTGCGGCAAATTGTTTAAAATTTATTGAATCAGCTGGAACAGAGAAAGAAAGTAGTCGCAGAGTATATGATCTTTTATCTGCAACTCTTGATGCTATTGAAGAGTCAGAGCCTGATGATTTTTTCCCGTTATTTTTTAGAGCGAAGGTTGCATTCGAACAAGGGTACAATCCAGACTTTACAATTTGCTCACTATGCGGCAAACCTCTTTTCAGCTCTCGTCCTGTAGTATTTGATGTGGAAAAGGGTGGTATAATCTGCTCTGACTGCGATAGCGGCAGGCGAGGGAACACTGTCAGCTCCGGAACGATTCGTACGCTGGCATGGATTCAGGATACCGGGCCTGCGAACTGGATGTCTCTGAACATCCCATATGAAATCAGGCAGGAATGCTTTGCAGTCATGGACAGATTCATGGCTTATCATATGGGCCTAGTTTGGGAAGGAAGTAGTTATAGAAAAATTTAGTAATGCTCACAGTCTAATCTTAATTTGGTAGGCTAGACTGATTTGCATTTTGTTTTAGATTTTTTCAAATAATAAAATATTGATAAAGTCTAAATAAAGTCTGTTGTTATTTGTTGATAAGTCGGACATTTTTGACTTTATACACAGCGTATAATTGTTAATAATGAATCTATAGAAAGTGTAGTTTTTTTCTAGATGTGAGGATTTTAATGAATTTTCAGAATGTTATACTTACGTTACAGAACTTTTGGTCTGATTACGGTTGTTGTTTGGTTCAGCCCCTAGATATTGAAGTAGGTGCCGGAACATTCAACCCATCAACCTTTTTCAGAGTGATCGGTCCTGAACCTTGGGATGCTGCTTATGTCGAACCTTGCCGTCGTCCTACAGATGGACGCTATGGTGAAAACCCGAATAGGCTTCAGCATTATTTCCAGTTTCAGGTTGTCTTAAAACCATCTCCTGACAATGTTCAGGACCTATACCTCAAGAGCCTTGAAGCCCTTGGGATAGACCAGGCAGCTCACGACATCCGCTTTGTCGAAGATGACTGGGAATCTCCAACACTGGGTGCTTGGGGGCTAGGCTGGGAAGTTTGGCTTAATGGAATGGAAGTAACTCAGTTTACCTACTTTCAACAGTGTGGGGGGATAGACCTCAGCCCTGTCACCGTCGAAATAACATACGGACTCGAAAGAATTAGTATGTATTTACAAGGTGTAGAATCAGTCTACGACCTGATGTGGAATGATAAGATTACGTACGGTCAGATCTTCCATCAGAACGAAATTGAGAATTCCAAATATAATTTTGAACTCAGTGATTCGGCCATGCTTCTTGACCTTTTCAATAAGTATGAAGCTGAAAGTTTGAGACTGTGCGAAGAAGGACTTCCTCGCCCTGCATATGACTACTGTCTAAAATGCTCTCATACATTCAATATGCTTGATGCTCGCGGCGCAATATCCATTACCGAGCGTGCAACTTATATAGGCAGAGTGCGTACTTTGGCTTCAGCGGCGGCAAAACTTTACTCAGAAGAACGCGCTGAAATGAACTACCCCATGCTTGAAAACGATTAAAAAAAACGGAATTTGATATGGCCGATTTTATACTTGAAATAGGTATTGAAGAGATGCCCGCCCGCTTCGTTCCACGTTTGGGTGAGGATATTAAAAATATATTCAGCAGTCTGCTTAGCGAAAATATGATTGACTCTGCGTCAGTTGAAGCTTTTGCAACACCCCGCAGACTTACTGTATCTGTAAAAGACATAGCTCTTGATCAGAAAAAAGTTGAAGAGGAAGTCTCTGGTCCTCCGGCAAGAATAGCTTACGATGCTGACGGAAAGCCAACCAAAGCTTGTGATGGTTTCGTAAAATCGCAAGGGATTACTCTTGAAGATATTTATATCATTGAGACCCCTAAAGGTGATTATCTCGGAGCTAAAAAGACTGTCGGTGGAGCTAAAACAGTAGATATTCTTCCAGAAATTTGCCTAACAGCAATTAAAAAGCTTTCATTCCCTAAAAAGATGAAGTGGGGCAGCCTAGACTTCACTTTCGGTCGTCCGCTGCGCTGGCTGCTTTGCCTATGCGGTGAGACCGTTATTGACTTTGAACTGGCTGAGCTATCTTCTGGACGCCTGACATACGGTCACCGTGTTATGGGTCCCGGACCATTTGAAGTTCCGACAGCTTCAGATTATTTCAAAATAATTGATGAAAAATGCTCTATTGTCATTTCCCCCGAAAAACGCGGTGAATTGGTACAAGAAGAGGGCAACAAACTTGCTTCTGAGCTTAACGGTTCAGTTGTATGGAAAGACAGCCTCCTTCAGGAAGTCAGCAATCTTGTTGAACTCCCCATGCCTATCATCGGCAATTTTGATGAATCCTTTCTCGAACTTCCAAAAGAAGTTCTGCTTACAAGCATGGAAAGCCATCAGAAATGTTTCGGTATTCAGAAAGAAGACGGCGGCTTGCTTCCGCACTTCCTCTGTACTTTGAACCTTGTTCCTAAAGAAATAGAACTAGTTCGTAAGGGCTGGGAGAAAGTTCTTAAAGCAAGACTTGAAGATGGTCGCTTTTTCTGGGCTAAAGACCTTGATACCGAATTCAGTGTCTGGCTTGAGAAGCTTGAAAATGTTGTATTCCTTGGACCTCTTGGAACCATGGGTGACAAATCCCGCAGGATGGAACGCTTAGCCGCTCTGATAGCAGGAAAAGTTGACCCGGACATGCAGACCGAAATGGCCAGAGCAGGCAGAATTGCCAAAGCTGACCTTGTTTCTGAAATGGTTAATGAATTTGACAAACTACAAGGCCTTATGGGCGGTATCTACGCAGCTAAACGCGGCGAAGACGAAGTTGTCTGCAAAGCTATCAGCGAGCAGTATCTTCCAGCCGGACCAGAAAGCCCTGTTCCTTCCACCCTCGGTGGAGCTATAATTTCCATGACTGATAAAGCTGATACGCTCGTCGGCTGCTTTGGTCTAAATAAAATACCTACCGGTGCTAACGACGCCTACGCTCTCAGGCGCGCAGCCCTTGGTATTATCCGGATGATCCTGGAATACGGATTAAGCGTCGACATCCTCGAAATACTCGACATTGCTTATGAAGGTTATTCTAAGGAAATTAAATGGAAGCTTGAAAAAGCTGAGATTCTTGAAAAGCTTGGAGATTTCATTTCCAGCAGACTCCGTGCCTACTTTACTGGGCAGGGATATAAAACAAGAGTCGTTGACGCTGCTTTGGGTGCCGGATTCAGAGACGTAACTGCACTTAAAGCTAGAGTTGAAGCTTTATCTGAATTTGCGAAAGAAGATGGATTCGAACAGGCGGTGCTTACTTTTAAGCGAGCATCCAACATTATCAAAAAGCAGGGTAGTGAAGCAGGTCTGGTTTTAACTGGTGGTTACGAAGTTGCAAAACTTATAGAACCACAGGAAAAAGATCTTGCTACCAAACTCGATGATACTGCGGCCCGTTTCGAAGAACTTTGGAATAATGACGACTTCACGAATCTCTTTGGAATTCTTGGAGAATTAAGACCATTCGTGGATGACTTTTTTGATAATGTCATGGTCATCAGCGAAGATGAAACATTAAAAATTAATAGGCTTAATCTGCTCCAAGCTCTAGTCGATAGATTGAGCAGACTGGCCGATTTCGGCGCGCTACAGGTTTAACCTGTCGTCCGTTTTTATAATTCACTTGTTATTTTCAACTTTTATTATATTTTTTATTACTAAAAAGTGCTATCAAAGCTTGACAATAGCGAATGATTTTGGTTAATGACCGTTTTTGTTAGAACGCAACTCCGGCTGTCCGGAGAAAGAAATACAAATTTAAGATACAGGAGAAATACCTTGGCTAATCATAAATCAGCACTCAAAAGACACCGTCAGAGCCTCGTTCGTCAGTCACGCAACAACATGGTACGTACTCGTATCAAAAATGTTGTAAAAGATGTTCGTGCAGCAGTAGAAGCTAACGACACTGAGCTTGCTTCAGCAACTCTTCGTAAAGCTACAGCAACTCTCGACGCAGCAGCTACAAAGAAAGTAATCCACGCACGTTGTGCAGCACGTAGGATCTCTCGTCTTCACGCTGCAGTCAACAAGATGGCGTAACGCATTTAACATCTTGTTTTTGCAAAGAATATCAAGCCCGTTGCTTAATGCAACGGGCTTTTTCTGTTTGACTGAAATAGATCTATTTATTAAGTAGAATGTCGATGGCAATATTGCTGAATTTCGGCTATTAAGACGTAATAATTTCAGGTTTCAAGGTGTTTTCACTTTTTCGCTTTCAGGTGTTATTTGATTTTAGATGAGGAGTAGCTTTTGAGGGTTATAATTGTTGGAGCCGGTGAAGTTGGGTTTAATGTTGCCCGCCGCCTATCCGGTGAGAATAAAGACGTTGTTGTCATAGACAAAAATTCAAAAGCTCTTACCAGAGTTTCTGAAACTTTGGATGTTCAGACAATACTTGGATCTGGCTCAAATCCAGAAATATTGGAACAGGCCGGAGTTCAAGAAGCGGATATTTTTCTAGCGGTAACTGATAAAGA
Encoded proteins:
- the rpsT gene encoding 30S ribosomal protein S20; the protein is MANHKSALKRHRQSLVRQSRNNMVRTRIKNVVKDVRAAVEANDTELASATLRKATATLDAAATKKVIHARCAARRISRLHAAVNKMA
- the recO gene encoding DNA repair protein RecO, translating into METTEKVLILKTGKFKENDLWVRFLSASRGVQTAFAFGGSRSRKRFGGCLEPFSMVLFKIESNKTGAYQVLKEGSLMKSYPGIRTDIRKMGLAANCLKFIESAGTEKESSRRVYDLLSATLDAIEESEPDDFFPLFFRAKVAFEQGYNPDFTICSLCGKPLFSSRPVVFDVEKGGIICSDCDSGRRGNTVSSGTIRTLAWIQDTGPANWMSLNIPYEIRQECFAVMDRFMAYHMGLVWEGSSYRKI
- the glyQ gene encoding glycine--tRNA ligase subunit alpha codes for the protein MNFQNVILTLQNFWSDYGCCLVQPLDIEVGAGTFNPSTFFRVIGPEPWDAAYVEPCRRPTDGRYGENPNRLQHYFQFQVVLKPSPDNVQDLYLKSLEALGIDQAAHDIRFVEDDWESPTLGAWGLGWEVWLNGMEVTQFTYFQQCGGIDLSPVTVEITYGLERISMYLQGVESVYDLMWNDKITYGQIFHQNEIENSKYNFELSDSAMLLDLFNKYEAESLRLCEEGLPRPAYDYCLKCSHTFNMLDARGAISITERATYIGRVRTLASAAAKLYSEERAEMNYPMLEND
- the glyS gene encoding glycine--tRNA ligase subunit beta, producing the protein MADFILEIGIEEMPARFVPRLGEDIKNIFSSLLSENMIDSASVEAFATPRRLTVSVKDIALDQKKVEEEVSGPPARIAYDADGKPTKACDGFVKSQGITLEDIYIIETPKGDYLGAKKTVGGAKTVDILPEICLTAIKKLSFPKKMKWGSLDFTFGRPLRWLLCLCGETVIDFELAELSSGRLTYGHRVMGPGPFEVPTASDYFKIIDEKCSIVISPEKRGELVQEEGNKLASELNGSVVWKDSLLQEVSNLVELPMPIIGNFDESFLELPKEVLLTSMESHQKCFGIQKEDGGLLPHFLCTLNLVPKEIELVRKGWEKVLKARLEDGRFFWAKDLDTEFSVWLEKLENVVFLGPLGTMGDKSRRMERLAALIAGKVDPDMQTEMARAGRIAKADLVSEMVNEFDKLQGLMGGIYAAKRGEDEVVCKAISEQYLPAGPESPVPSTLGGAIISMTDKADTLVGCFGLNKIPTGANDAYALRRAALGIIRMILEYGLSVDILEILDIAYEGYSKEIKWKLEKAEILEKLGDFISSRLRAYFTGQGYKTRVVDAALGAGFRDVTALKARVEALSEFAKEDGFEQAVLTFKRASNIIKKQGSEAGLVLTGGYEVAKLIEPQEKDLATKLDDTAARFEELWNNDDFTNLFGILGELRPFVDDFFDNVMVISEDETLKINRLNLLQALVDRLSRLADFGALQV
- a CDS encoding SurA N-terminal domain-containing protein, with product MKRIVISFLIALACFTGSFAKAEEKVVDGVVAVVNGDIVTMYEMNAKMAPILKQFSGKSLSAVEQEQVKNIRAQILHRFINEMIIDQEAKKLKVTVSDKDIEGEVNRIKSSSNLDDEEFNRQLKLQKTTLEEFKDGLRKDIRKHRLLSFKVKNKVVVTEEEIKAVWNSTKVQEAEENQSVHLKLILFPSDISAEKIREEIISGEITFEEAADKYTAGPGAGSGGDLGVLEWGDLAKTWHDALTGLKVGDISQPFEVQTSLALLKLDSYAKNEEDTFAENRDEIYDRLYREKQDAVFADYIKKLREKAVIQIK
- a CDS encoding helix-turn-helix domain-containing protein, which codes for MDLKELGSRLKAERERQGFTIEQIMELTKISRVNVYAIEDGNKKDFPHPVYAKGFIKNYAKVLGLNSEEIGEEFSKFYSVDEEPEESLQNSFDQNNSAQKDYSVKSSRSSFASILMILVLIGVLAGFIYYLHDNALLDFGKTDQVEVVVEEAPEVATNSEADSEELEVVVETQAEESEQEAATEAQAVEEVKAEEVVIVPEEEATTTPVAQVQGNNVVITAKPNQACWLKVSIDGKSSEYVLNKSQSLLLSYDKSLKIKFGNGGGVDVTYNGKPFVFNAVEGKVKTVDFPVSE
- a CDS encoding SurA N-terminal domain-containing protein; protein product: MKKTIIFLLLTLLLISGCKDKSEEPGIIARVNGKPIYLTQLDYKYDLMHDGSAGFVPSVNQVRSEYGQILGDIIVQELVTQELQERNVPVSDQELKEAEDEVRSDYPEGAFEQILIEEYIDLNSWRRQLRYQLAMDKFFSQILRPEIKIDYKEAEDYYRTHLSDFYISAGYQFIMIKGFSRDLVSKGVELYRKGVSPDKISSRFKQVSVREIWIRNDQLPAGWESFVKELEPGKASPIIAQEREFICLILKEKKSATLLTPLQAYSAVEKVLLEKKLDDKFELWLKKKIAASKIKISKKLLPREQSKEAVQTEDKNAQTE